The window GGCAGCCCCCAACTTTTGGCGAGGACCACGCCGGCAGACTGGTGATCGCAGAAAAATAATTCATTTTCAGCCCGACAGAGGTCGAAGTCTGGTTCTCTGAAACTTCTTTCAAGAATCTCAGCGTATTCCCGGCCATGGAGATGACCCAGAATAAACTTGCCCACGTCATGCAACAACCCGGCCACGAACACAACTTCAGTATCGGCGACGTTCTTAAGCCGGGCCAGATCCCGGGCCAGCAAACCGACCGCCAGGGAATGCCTCCAGAGAGAGCGGTACGCCGACCAACGCGGCACCAGGGTAAGCATTCGGGAAACGCTCAGACCCAGAACCAGACGCCTGATATTATCAAAACCCAGAACCACAATCGCCCGGCTGACGGTATTGACCTTGTTTCCCAGCGGGTTATAAAAGGTCGAATTGGCGACTTTCAGAACCTGTGCGGTCAGAGCCGGATCCTCGAGAATCACCTTGGCCAGCAGGGCGCCGCCGGCCCCGGGATTATCAAGGGTGGCTTCAACCCTGAGCAAAATCTGCGGCAGTTGAGGAATTCGTTTTTCAGTTTCGACAAAATGCTGGACTGCGGCCAGGGCCTGACTTTTAGAGGTACTTTTTGCAAGCATAATCAACCGGTAACCACTCCAATTTCGACAACCACCTGACAGCCCTGATCACTGCCATCGATTTTTAAATCACCACCCATCCGCACAGCGATCAAACGAACCAGGCTCAAACCACCCCCCAGACCGGACGGTTACGGCTGTTTTCTCCACAGGCAAAGGGCTGCAGCAGATCCTTTACCTGGCCATAATCCAGGCCGGGCCCGGTGTCACGAACAGTTAACTGCAAACGAGCCCGGCCCACCTCTCCGACAACCGGAAAGAACTCACAACTGCAAACTAAAATTCCTCCGGCCGGTGTAAAGACCAGAGCATTATCAAGAAGCTCCCAAAGCATGCGCCGCAACAGTTCGGCATCGGTCAGAATCTTCTGGGGCAGACCTTTAGCCTTCTCAAACACTACGGTTAAAGCGTTTTCACGGGCT is drawn from Pseudomonadota bacterium and contains these coding sequences:
- a CDS encoding HDOD domain-containing protein, which produces MLAKSTSKSQALAAVQHFVETEKRIPQLPQILLRVEATLDNPGAGGALLAKVILEDPALTAQVLKVANSTFYNPLGNKVNTVSRAIVVLGFDNIRRLVLGLSVSRMLTLVPRWSAYRSLWRHSLAVGLLARDLARLKNVADTEVVFVAGLLHDVGKFILGHLHGREYAEILERSFREPDFDLCRAENELFFCDHQSAGVVLAKSWGLP